A genome region from Hymenobacter chitinivorans DSM 11115 includes the following:
- a CDS encoding DEAD/DEAH box helicase family protein, which yields MKNEIKKQIIKAPKQAKYLSDFLTDLPKGIFNKKQTNVGGTHLALTHPENYIIIAPTVELIKNKVENQANLPYPVFGLYADVPNSDFREYIRKNEVHHIMVTYDSLPKLIRWLAALDIDAYTYNALLDEYHLTLLTMGYRERAIVGMMEHITKFSHYTLMSATPVADEFVPQVLKEMDYTEVEWENNLILKPQRIRTPNPYAVAANIIEMYKEGEIWLDVDGISVQSEEGFFFLNSVKGIKNIIDRAELTPDEVKIVCSDTLRNRETLGSEFKISGSLSENRKFTFITSKAFEGSDFFSQTGVVYVISDAKRKHTLIDIQTQLYQCAGRIRTESNPFRTKLFHIYSTGYATQTKDDFDKEQQERIQHSKVIIDTQNKATKEIRLAYRPRLSKDLESDFILYNEEEDRYEYNEIKEKFAEFAFNLTNSIYKNGLALRKAYSEAGVDAGDEGYVYADEFDDQDFIKSVSTSSFKDLLIHYCHLRDMQLLYDERELIKQYEREYPKFKYYYERLTSAEISTCKYVERALDEKIYSKSPQVKNAVAKEVFLAFKLNLFYSLKDAKQMLKDIYKKVGSKASAKSTDLSAYFEVENTARRLDDKRVDGLVLTRRK from the coding sequence ATGAAAAACGAAATCAAAAAACAAATCATTAAAGCCCCTAAACAGGCTAAGTACCTTAGTGACTTCCTTACTGACCTACCTAAAGGCATCTTCAATAAGAAGCAGACAAACGTAGGGGGAACTCACCTTGCTCTCACCCACCCAGAGAACTACATTATTATAGCTCCCACTGTAGAGTTGATCAAGAACAAGGTAGAGAACCAAGCAAACCTTCCTTACCCTGTGTTTGGTCTTTATGCTGATGTACCTAATAGTGATTTCAGGGAGTACATCAGGAAGAATGAGGTTCACCACATCATGGTGACCTATGATAGCCTTCCAAAGCTTATTCGTTGGTTAGCTGCTCTGGACATTGATGCTTACACCTACAATGCCCTGCTGGATGAGTATCACCTTACTCTACTCACTATGGGGTATAGGGAGAGAGCTATTGTGGGCATGATGGAGCACATTACAAAGTTTAGTCACTACACTCTTATGAGTGCTACTCCTGTAGCAGACGAGTTCGTTCCTCAAGTGCTTAAAGAGATGGACTATACAGAGGTAGAGTGGGAGAACAACTTGATCTTAAAGCCTCAGCGAATTAGGACTCCAAATCCTTATGCTGTTGCAGCTAATATCATTGAGATGTACAAGGAGGGTGAGATTTGGTTAGATGTAGATGGTATAAGCGTACAATCAGAAGAAGGATTTTTCTTTCTCAATTCGGTCAAGGGTATTAAGAATATTATTGATAGAGCAGAGCTTACCCCTGATGAGGTGAAGATAGTTTGCAGTGATACACTGAGGAATAGAGAGACCTTAGGAAGTGAGTTCAAGATATCTGGTAGCTTAAGTGAAAATAGAAAATTCACTTTCATCACTTCTAAAGCATTTGAGGGATCAGACTTCTTTAGCCAAACTGGGGTAGTATATGTGATAAGCGATGCTAAGCGGAAACATACTCTAATTGATATCCAAACTCAGTTGTATCAATGTGCTGGAAGAATAAGAACAGAGAGCAACCCCTTTAGGACCAAGCTATTTCACATATATAGTACTGGGTATGCAACCCAGACTAAGGATGATTTTGATAAAGAGCAACAGGAAAGAATTCAACACTCAAAGGTTATTATAGATACTCAGAATAAAGCAACTAAAGAGATAAGGTTAGCTTATAGACCTAGATTGAGCAAAGACCTTGAGAGTGATTTTATCCTTTATAATGAAGAAGAGGATAGGTATGAATACAATGAGATAAAAGAGAAGTTTGCTGAGTTTGCATTCAATCTCACTAACAGCATTTATAAGAATGGCTTGGCTTTGAGAAAAGCTTATTCTGAAGCTGGTGTTGATGCAGGAGATGAGGGGTATGTATATGCTGATGAATTCGATGATCAGGATTTCATCAAAAGCGTCTCCACCAGTAGCTTCAAAGACCTATTGATACATTATTGCCATCTTAGAGATATGCAGCTACTCTATGATGAACGCGAGCTAATCAAACAGTATGAGAGAGAATATCCTAAGTTTAAATACTATTATGAGAGGCTAACAAGTGCTGAGATTAGTACTTGCAAGTATGTCGAACGTGCTCTGGATGAAAAGATATATTCAAAGAGTCCACAGGTAAAGAATGCAGTAGCAAAGGAGGTGTTTTTAGCATTTAAGCTCAATTTGTTCTATTCGCTCAAAGACGCTAAACAAATGCTGAAGGACATTTATAAGAAAGTAGGTTCTAAGGCTTCAGCTAAATCAACTGATCTATCAGCATACTTCGAGGTAGAAAACACAGCAAGAAGGCTTGATGATAAAAGAGTAGATGGTTTGGTTCTGACAAGAAGGAAGTAA
- the lpcA gene encoding D-sedoheptulose 7-phosphate isomerase — protein sequence MTAPLTDLIRAELTEARTVLDRFLADPENLARIEQAARLMAASLRQHGKILSCGNGGSLCDAQHFAEELSGRYRLDRPALGAIALTEASHMSCVANDYGYEHVFSRYVQALGRPGDVLLAISTSGNSPNVLRAAEAAKASGMQVVSLTGKDGGQLAALSDVEIRAPHSGFADRVQEIHIKAIHILILLIEQLVADEK from the coding sequence GTGACTGCACCCCTAACCGACCTCATCCGCGCCGAGCTGACCGAAGCGCGCACCGTACTCGACCGTTTTCTGGCCGACCCCGAAAACCTGGCCCGCATTGAGCAAGCCGCCCGCCTGATGGCCGCTAGCCTCCGGCAACACGGCAAAATCCTGAGCTGCGGCAACGGTGGCTCCCTCTGCGACGCCCAGCACTTCGCCGAGGAGCTCAGCGGCCGTTACCGCCTCGACCGGCCCGCCCTGGGCGCCATTGCCCTCACCGAAGCCTCGCACATGAGCTGCGTGGCCAACGACTACGGCTATGAGCACGTCTTCAGCCGTTACGTGCAGGCCCTGGGCCGCCCCGGCGACGTGCTGCTGGCCATCAGCACCAGCGGCAACTCGCCCAACGTGCTGCGGGCCGCCGAAGCGGCCAAGGCCAGCGGCATGCAAGTGGTGAGCCTCACCGGCAAGGACGGCGGGCAATTGGCCGCCCTGAGCGACGTGGAAATCCGGGCGCCCCACAGCGGCTTTGCCGACCGGGTCCAGGAAATCCACATCAAGGCCATCCACATCCTGATTCTGCTCATCGAGCAGCTGGTGGCCGACGAAAAGTAA
- a CDS encoding PIN domain-containing protein, with protein MADSVNLFYLEDVYPDASSLLSSVFKTVDQIVPNTIFVLDTNVLLTSFDASSNTISDIEGILLSIKSQNKLYIPARVAREFVNNRGKKIGELYLKMRQNKESLNRVSFKMDEYPLLSDNSNYNKLKDVFGNISKLVSESRKLFDALDNDIKQWHWNDNVSEVYKRIFSSEVVIELKEERAKVIEDLKFRMIHKIAPGYNDSAKLDEGIGDLIIWKTLIEISQEKHVDVILVSDDQKNDWFYKQDKVSLYPKYELFDEFRRLTNGQSVNIISFANFLKLMNAKEDTVNEIKANIVLEKLEQTKDKFVAGLSLDYLNVGAAVEQPKFGYGVVKAVEQINNGDYVLTVDFVEFGEKRLLHKLVKLRPVDMNSSEENMNIYK; from the coding sequence ATGGCTGATTCCGTTAATCTCTTTTACCTAGAAGATGTGTATCCAGATGCATCTTCGCTTCTTTCTTCGGTATTTAAGACTGTGGATCAAATAGTGCCTAATACAATCTTTGTTTTAGATACTAATGTCTTATTGACATCATTTGATGCAAGTAGCAATACAATCAGTGATATTGAAGGTATTCTCTTGTCTATTAAAAGCCAAAATAAATTATACATTCCGGCTAGAGTTGCAAGGGAGTTTGTTAATAACAGAGGTAAAAAAATAGGGGAGCTATATTTAAAAATGCGTCAAAATAAAGAAAGTTTGAATAGAGTGTCATTCAAGATGGATGAGTATCCACTCTTATCTGATAATAGCAATTATAATAAGTTGAAGGATGTTTTTGGTAATATATCCAAGTTGGTTTCCGAATCAAGAAAGCTATTTGATGCTCTAGACAATGATATAAAACAGTGGCATTGGAATGATAATGTTAGCGAAGTGTATAAAAGGATATTTTCTAGTGAAGTAGTTATTGAGTTAAAAGAAGAACGAGCTAAGGTTATAGAAGACCTCAAGTTTAGGATGATTCATAAAATAGCACCTGGTTATAATGATAGTGCAAAGCTGGATGAAGGTATTGGGGATTTGATTATATGGAAAACATTAATTGAAATCTCACAAGAGAAACATGTTGATGTGATTTTGGTAAGTGATGATCAAAAAAACGATTGGTTTTATAAACAAGATAAAGTAAGCTTATATCCAAAATATGAGCTTTTTGATGAGTTCAGAAGATTGACAAATGGCCAGTCTGTTAATATAATTTCTTTTGCCAACTTCTTAAAGCTGATGAATGCTAAGGAGGATACTGTAAATGAAATAAAAGCCAATATAGTTTTAGAAAAACTCGAACAAACTAAAGACAAGTTTGTGGCTGGACTTTCTCTGGACTATTTAAATGTAGGTGCTGCTGTAGAACAGCCCAAATTTGGATATGGAGTAGTGAAAGCAGTTGAACAAATTAATAATGGTGACTATGTCTTAACAGTTGATTTTGTTGAGTTTGGCGAAAAACGCCTTTTACACAAATTAGTTAAGCTAAGACCTGTTGATATGAATTCTTCAGAAGAAAACATGAACATTTATAAATAA
- a CDS encoding YifB family Mg chelatase-like AAA ATPase — MLTKTYGSAVQGVNANTITIEVVVSQGTNFYVVGLPDNAIKESQQRIEAALKMRGYRMPRTKVVVNMAPADIRKEGSAYDLPIALGILHASQQLNTERLGEYIIMGELALDGELRPIRGVLPIAIQARKEGFKGFILPRANAQEAAIVNNLDVIPVENMQQAIDFFEGRLAIEPLQLDTRSVFQSAANQYAADFADVQGQENIKRALEIAAAGGHNVIMIGPPGAGKTMLAKRLPSILPALSIQEALETTKIHSVAGKLGANASLLTSRPFRSPHHTISDVALVGGGGNPQPGEISLAHNGVLFLDELPEFKRTVLEVMRQPLEERRVTISRAKVSIDFPSNFMLIASMNPCPCGYYNHPEKECVCGPGVVQRYLNKVSGPLLDRIDLHVEVTPVTFDQMTETRKAETSENIQQRVEKAREVQATRFREFPEIHSNAMMPSQMVKELCQIDEAGRALLKTAMERLGLSARAYDRILKVARTIADLGDSDEIRLEHLAEAIQYRSLDREGWAG; from the coding sequence ATGCTTACCAAAACGTATGGCTCGGCCGTGCAGGGCGTCAATGCCAACACCATTACCATTGAAGTAGTCGTATCCCAGGGTACCAATTTTTACGTGGTGGGCCTGCCCGACAATGCCATCAAGGAAAGCCAGCAGCGCATTGAGGCGGCCCTGAAGATGCGGGGCTACCGGATGCCGCGCACTAAGGTGGTCGTTAACATGGCCCCGGCCGACATCCGCAAAGAAGGCTCGGCTTATGACTTGCCCATTGCTCTGGGCATCCTGCACGCCTCCCAACAGCTGAACACTGAGCGACTCGGCGAATACATCATCATGGGTGAGCTGGCCCTCGACGGCGAGTTGCGGCCCATTCGCGGGGTGCTGCCCATTGCCATTCAGGCCCGCAAGGAAGGTTTCAAGGGCTTTATTCTGCCCCGCGCCAATGCCCAGGAGGCCGCCATCGTGAATAACCTCGACGTTATTCCGGTCGAAAACATGCAGCAGGCCATCGACTTCTTCGAGGGCCGCCTGGCAATTGAGCCCCTGCAGCTCGACACCCGCAGCGTGTTCCAAAGCGCGGCCAACCAGTACGCCGCCGACTTCGCCGATGTGCAGGGCCAGGAAAACATCAAGCGGGCCCTGGAAATAGCGGCGGCCGGCGGCCACAACGTCATCATGATCGGGCCACCCGGCGCGGGCAAAACCATGCTGGCTAAGCGCCTGCCCAGTATTCTGCCGGCCCTTTCCATCCAGGAAGCGCTGGAAACGACCAAGATTCACTCCGTGGCGGGTAAGCTGGGCGCCAATGCCTCCCTACTGACCAGCCGGCCCTTCCGCTCCCCTCACCACACCATTTCGGATGTGGCCCTGGTGGGCGGGGGCGGTAACCCGCAGCCAGGCGAAATTTCCCTGGCCCACAACGGCGTGTTGTTTCTGGACGAATTGCCTGAATTCAAGCGCACGGTGCTGGAAGTGATGCGCCAGCCTTTGGAAGAGCGCCGCGTCACAATTTCGCGGGCCAAGGTCAGCATTGATTTCCCGTCGAACTTCATGCTGATTGCCAGCATGAACCCCTGCCCCTGCGGCTACTATAACCACCCCGAAAAAGAGTGCGTGTGCGGCCCGGGCGTGGTGCAGCGCTACCTCAACAAAGTCAGCGGCCCGCTGCTCGACCGCATCGACCTGCACGTGGAAGTCACACCCGTCACCTTCGACCAGATGACCGAGACGCGCAAGGCCGAAACCAGTGAGAACATTCAGCAGCGCGTCGAAAAGGCCCGGGAAGTGCAGGCAACGCGCTTCCGGGAGTTCCCCGAGATTCACTCCAACGCCATGATGCCTTCGCAGATGGTCAAGGAGCTGTGCCAGATTGATGAGGCGGGCCGGGCCCTGCTCAAAACGGCCATGGAGCGCCTGGGCCTCTCCGCCCGGGCCTACGACCGGATTCTGAAGGTGGCCCGCACCATTGCCGATTTGGGCGATTCCGACGAAATTAGGCTGGAACACCTGGCCGAGGCCATTCAGTACCGCTCCCTCGACCGGGAAGGCTGGGCGGGCTAA
- a CDS encoding phage integrase SAM-like domain-containing protein — protein sequence METQAFLRPATGRKGLSPLNVRYFHQKLWFPVPLKQSIKSDEWDSTLQLVKNTNPQAQQLNTLISKTKNKLMEIALQLVAIGEEPTIDLVKARFRGKPIKLSTSVIHHPSAPQIVRVATTVTSEPEKSNKPYGKDFITLLEQWPTSSLHITSSTKKQYESFVSVFKQYVKETKYPASFEGMDMEFYKHFATYILYTKNHWNGYFGACIKKLKNFLSWAETEQEVKVNPRYRSKDFKVYREEKEIVYLTPAEINSLWDCREDFSKADRKYIDLCLFGCLTGLRISDIQNAGGLRVVDGMLTGKTKKTKGTFKIPLALDKRISLLLQEYEYNLELVSDVKYNQQIKCILEGLGESFASEVTITRYKLREPFYFTYTKAALITSHSGRRTMITNLMKSGRYHEKEIMEIIGTKSASEFRKYHAVDTEHLKMKAVREAKAA from the coding sequence ATGGAAACCCAAGCATTTCTCAGACCTGCTACTGGTAGAAAAGGATTATCCCCTTTGAATGTGAGGTACTTTCATCAGAAGCTTTGGTTTCCTGTGCCACTTAAGCAGAGCATCAAATCTGATGAATGGGACTCAACCCTTCAGCTAGTAAAGAATACCAATCCTCAAGCTCAGCAGCTAAATACACTCATCAGTAAGACCAAAAATAAACTGATGGAGATTGCTCTACAGTTAGTAGCCATCGGTGAAGAACCCACTATTGATCTAGTAAAAGCTCGGTTTAGAGGTAAACCAATCAAGCTATCTACCTCTGTTATTCATCATCCTTCAGCACCTCAAATAGTACGAGTAGCAACTACGGTAACTAGTGAGCCTGAGAAGTCAAATAAGCCTTATGGTAAGGACTTCATAACCTTGCTTGAGCAGTGGCCTACTAGCAGCTTGCATATCACTAGCTCCACTAAAAAGCAGTATGAGAGCTTTGTTTCAGTCTTCAAGCAGTATGTGAAAGAGACGAAGTATCCAGCCTCATTTGAAGGTATGGATATGGAGTTTTACAAGCATTTTGCTACATACATCCTTTATACTAAGAACCATTGGAACGGGTATTTTGGAGCTTGTATCAAGAAGCTGAAGAACTTCCTTAGCTGGGCAGAAACAGAGCAGGAAGTCAAGGTTAACCCACGGTATAGGTCCAAAGACTTTAAGGTCTACCGAGAAGAGAAGGAAATTGTGTACCTCACCCCTGCTGAAATCAACAGCCTATGGGACTGTCGAGAGGATTTTAGTAAAGCTGATCGGAAGTACATTGACCTCTGTTTATTTGGGTGCCTTACTGGCCTTAGAATAAGTGACATTCAGAATGCCGGAGGATTGCGGGTAGTAGATGGTATGCTGACTGGCAAAACCAAGAAGACGAAAGGCACTTTCAAGATTCCTCTGGCCCTCGACAAGAGGATATCCCTGCTGCTGCAAGAGTATGAGTACAACTTGGAGCTAGTAAGTGATGTCAAATACAATCAGCAGATCAAGTGCATCTTAGAAGGCTTAGGAGAGAGCTTTGCCAGTGAGGTAACCATTACCCGGTATAAGCTCAGAGAGCCTTTCTATTTCACTTATACAAAGGCAGCCTTGATCACTAGTCATAGTGGGCGAAGAACGATGATCACCAACCTCATGAAGTCAGGCAGGTATCATGAGAAGGAGATTATGGAAATCATCGGTACCAAGAGTGCTAGTGAGTTTAGAAAATATCATGCAGTAGATACTGAACACCTCAAGATGAAAGCTGTCAGAGAAGCTAAAGCAGCATAA